In the genome of Opitutia bacterium KCR 482, one region contains:
- a CDS encoding 3'-5' exonuclease gives MDNLNFTAIDFETANGNRASVCSVGAVFVRDGEVADTFYSLIRPTPNYYTLTRIHGLTRNDTDSAATFPEVWSKISDRLGNALLVAHFATFDESCLRQVFAAYNMPYDNYEFRCTCCGAKRYFSTLPASLRPERTTLDVVCDYFNLELNHHNALSDAVACAQIAIKIKDYL, from the coding sequence ATGGATAATTTGAATTTTACCGCCATCGATTTTGAAACCGCGAACGGGAATAGGGCGAGCGTTTGCAGTGTTGGCGCAGTATTTGTGCGGGACGGCGAAGTTGCGGATACTTTTTATAGCCTTATCCGGCCGACGCCGAATTACTACACCCTCACCCGCATTCACGGACTTACGCGAAACGATACCGATTCCGCCGCAACTTTCCCCGAAGTGTGGTCTAAAATTTCTGATAGGCTGGGGAATGCGCTGCTTGTAGCGCATTTTGCAACTTTCGATGAGTCGTGCTTGCGTCAAGTTTTCGCCGCATACAATATGCCCTACGACAACTATGAATTTCGTTGCACCTGTTGCGGCGCAAAACGATATTTTTCGACTTTACCAGCTTCCCTGCGTCCCGAAAGAACAACTCTGGACGTTGTTTGCGACTACTTCAATCTTGAACTTAACCACCATAACGCGCTTTCCGACGCCGTCGCCTGCGCACAAATAGCAATAAAAATAAAGGACTATCTATGA
- a CDS encoding DUF4163 domain-containing protein, with amino-acid sequence MKILTYIILALTLCACTKSNCTITDKIFAFKEDSAAHQTINEMLRKKFAELKTEIAAEAAEAKRDPEAAHIQYEVSAETKVYVNTPKFFSARNDYHTYTGGAHGDSMSEGFNIVFNDDGTITRLSLFNVIDVNKTDEFVKLVLSKLKQKYGKMLALDDIKTNTDLLNAIDGFVLRKDGLEIFFKKYSVACGACSTAPILVEYGRISDIANTVIDIIF; translated from the coding sequence ATGAAAATTCTGACCTACATAATTTTGGCTCTGACGCTCTGCGCTTGCACAAAAAGCAACTGCACAATCACCGATAAAATTTTTGCATTCAAAGAAGATTCTGCGGCACATCAGACAATAAACGAAATGCTGCGCAAGAAGTTCGCCGAATTGAAAACGGAAATTGCCGCCGAAGCTGCCGAAGCTAAACGCGACCCCGAAGCCGCACATATTCAATACGAAGTTTCCGCCGAAACAAAAGTTTATGTAAATACCCCCAAATTCTTTTCCGCAAGAAACGACTATCATACCTATACAGGCGGTGCACACGGCGACTCAATGTCGGAAGGCTTTAATATCGTGTTCAACGATGATGGCACAATAACAAGACTCTCGCTCTTCAATGTAATCGACGTAAACAAGACGGACGAATTTGTAAAACTCGTCCTGTCGAAACTGAAACAGAAATACGGTAAGATGCTTGCACTCGACGATATCAAAACAAACACCGACCTGCTCAACGCCATAGACGGATTCGTCCTCAGAAAAGACGGTCTGGAAATCTTCTTCAAAAAATATTCCGTAGCCTGCGGCGCTTGTTCCACCGCCCCGATTCTAGTTGAATATGGTCGTATTAGTGATATCGCCAACACGGTAATTGACATTATATTCTAA